The following coding sequences are from one Panicum hallii strain FIL2 chromosome 5, PHallii_v3.1, whole genome shotgun sequence window:
- the LOC112895270 gene encoding uncharacterized protein LOC112895270, translated as MVAPGDAARCPEIPRRCHHCAGPLSKDMETSSWTVSPMVRDSFSMIGSAVGGIAGAFYGFNHTMPVVRRYIKGPMWIHFLVGAPPVIVFSSACAGLAGGTIPAAAQLVSSSYHAAMSSPSGRSSPHTAMASQSFACSASHDDMHKARSSSPL; from the exons ATGGTCGCACCGGGGGACGCCGCGCGGTGCCCCGAGATCCCCCGGCGGTGCCACCACTGCGCCGGGCCGCTGTCCAAGGACATG GAAACAAGCAGCTGGACGGTGTCTCCAATGGTTCGAGATAGCTTCTCCATG ATTGGTTCCGCTGTTGGGGGTATAGCAGGAGCATTTTATGGCTTCAACCACA CTATGCCTGTTGTTCGACGCTACATAAAGGGGCCAATGTGGATTCATTTTCTTGTTGGT GCACCCCCAGTTATTGTTTTCTCTTCTGCATGTGCTGGATTAGCAG GTGGTACAATACCAGCTGCTGCACAGCTGGTTTCATCATCCTATCATGCTGCCATGTCATCACCCTCGGGCCGCTCTTCTCCACATACAGCCATGGCATCGCAGTCCTTTGCCTGCTCTGCTTCTCACGATGACATGCACAAGGCAAGAAGCTCCTCGCCATTGTAA
- the LOC112892319 gene encoding cyclic dof factor 2-like, whose product MSDQKDPGIKLFGRVIPLAPEPALGTTETEEPHCHDRPPEELQSRALEEEEDAAAADEDQHNEKEDGEMKVDMPQEKDNEMKVDTPQEKADEMKIDTPQEKGNEMKVDMPQEKGTEMKFDASQKEQDGEMKVDAQQEKKDEQMKVDASPMTENIQPGTLPTSDHNKEDLGQVNSTEDKVASDPKGESEKTSNEESGQDKTLKKPDKILPCPRCNSMDTKFCYYNNYNVNQPRHFCKNCQRYWTAGGTMRNVPVGAGRRKSKNASLHYRQLLMAPDCMLGSRVDISKSVLPEALVSPPSAPIQSTSRNETVLKFGPEVPLCESMASALNIDEQNVKNPGSAPRGENREDNSCASSVTSYNGLPENMVHVDKNGAPVYCNGVAPLPQYYLGTPFMYPWSVGWNNLPVMVPGKNMPEPASASESCSTSSAPWMTSPMMPASRLPRPAFPYPLVPPALWGCLSGWPATTWNIPWIRTNGCVSPSSSSNSSCSGNGSPTLGKHSRDSNPLKEEKKEKSLWVPKTLRIDDPDEAAKSSIWATLGIKPGDPGTFKPFQSKVESKGQKSDTAQVLQANPAALSRSQSFQESS is encoded by the exons ATGTCGGATCAGAAGGACCCTGGGATCAAGCTCTTCGGCCGGGTGATCCCGCTGGCCCCTGAGCCAGCGCTGGGGACCACGGAAACGGAGGAACCGCACTGCCACGACCGGCCGCCGGAAGAGCTGCAGTCACGGGcgctggaggaggaggaggacgcggcggcggcggatgag GATCAACACAACGAAAAAGAAGATGGTGAAATGAAGGTTGACATGCCACAAGAGAAGGATAATGAAATGAAGGTTGACACGCCACAAGAGAAGGCTGATGAAATGAAGATTGACACGCCACAAGAGAAGGGTAATGAAATGAAGGTTGACATGCCACAAGAGAAGGGTACTGAAATGAAGTTTGATGCATCACAAAAGGAACAGGATGGTGAAATGAAGGTTGACGCACAACAAGAGAAAAAAGATGAGCAAATGAAAGTCGATGCATCACCAATGACAGAAAATATACAACCAGGCACTTTACCTACCTCGGACCATAACAAAGAAGATTTGGGCCAGGTGAACAGTACTGAAGATAAAGTTGCATCAGACCCAAAGGGGGAGAGTGAGAAGACATCAAATGAAGAATCAGGTCAGGACAAAACACTTAAGAAGCCAGATAAGATTCTACCTTGTCCTCGGTGCAACAGCATGGACACAAAGTTCTGCTATTACAACAACTACAATGTTAATCAACCTAGGCACTTCTGCAAGAATTGTCAGCGGTACTGGACTGCAGGGGGCACTATGAGGAATGTACCTGTTGGTGCTGGGCGGCGCAAAAGTAAGAATGCATCATTGCACTACCGCCAATTACTGATGGCCCCTGATTGTATGCTGGGTTCTAGAGTGGACATATCAAAATCAGTCCTCCCTGAAGCTCTTGTGTCCCCACCTTCTGCCCCAATACAGTCAACCAGTCGAAATGAAACAGTTCTCAAATTTGGGCCTGAGGTGCCACTTTGTGAATCAATGGCGTCAGCACTTAACATTGATGAACAGAATGTAAAGAACCCTGGATCAGCGCCAAGAGGAGAAAATAGGGAAGACAACTCTTGTGCATCATCTGTTACATCATACAATGGACTTCCTGAAAACATGGTTCACGTCGATAAGAATGGAGCACCCGTTTACTGTAATGGAGTTGCCCCATTGCCTCAGTATTACCTTGGAACCCCTTTCATGTATCCTTGGAGTGTAGGATGGAACAATCTCCCTGTGATGGTGCCAGGTAAAAATATGCCTGAACCTGCTTCTGCTTCAGAGAGCTGCAGTACTAGTTCAGCTCCATGGATGACCTCTCCCATGATGCCGGCCTCGAGACTTCCTAGACCAGCATTTCCATACCCTCTTGTGCCACCTGCGCTTTGGGGTTGTTTGTCTGGATGGCCAGCCACGACATGGAACATACCGTGGATCAGAACTAACGGTTGCGTGTCCCCGTCGTCATCAAGCAACAGCAGCTGCTCAGGTAATGGGTCTCCTACTCTTGGTAAACATTCCAGGGACTCTAATCCGTTGAAAGAGGAGAAGAAAGAGAAATCATTGTGGGTTCCTAAGACACTCCGGATCGATGATCCTGATGAGGCTGCAAAGAGTTCAATATGGGCTACCCTTGGCATCAAACCTGGTGACCCTGGCACCTTCAAGCCTTTTCAGTCCAAGGTCGAGAGCAAGGGCCAGAAATCAGATACTGCTCAGGTTTTGCAGGCGAATCCAGCAGCATTATCACGTTCGCAATCATTCCAGGAGAGCTCTTGA
- the LOC112892321 gene encoding mediator of RNA polymerase II transcription subunit 27: MQQPQGQASALAVAPSASAVAHPNDPAGGDAPPKQVAQAMERLGRAGRLIAEIRLGADRLLEALFVAGGAPPYSAPQHIDRTSRAIVQEEAAMRRHFQDLRALGRQLEESGVLNGALKARGNSWGLHMPLVCPDGAVVAYAWKRQLAGQAGASAVDRTRLALKAFTDQKRRFFPHLEDEVLSHLHDGEPGVTKKPRLSASNGELKEESLSEILKSLENEVPNMKIFTYRHLDWSKRALSLASLMDDEFVDPSKELNLQNMGKSRSTALTTSIDQVAVIELLVPSIFRAIVSLHPAGSTDPDAVAFFSTTEGGSYLHARGTSMHHVFKHVKEHADKALQYFISVEPSKALSLFLRWIASYQTLFTKVCSKCRRLLMMDKSLALLLPPVHRPYHQTSNVGPDLQEAYHIGCSSYEG; this comes from the exons ATGCAGCAGCCTCAGGGGCAGGCGTCGGCGCTCGCGGTGGcgccgtcggcgtcggcggTGGCCCATCCGAACGATCCGGCGggtggcgacgcgccgccgaAGCAGGTGGCACAGGCAATGGAGCGTCTGGGCCGTGCGGGGCGGCTCATCGCGGAAATCCGGCTCGGCGCGGACCGCCTCCTCGAGGCCCtcttcgtcgccggcggcgcgccCCCGTATAGCGCGCCCCAGCACATCGACAGGACTTCGCGCGCTATCGTCCAGGAGGAGGCCGCCATGCGCCGCCACTTCCAGGACCTCCGCGCCCTCGGCAG GCAATTAGAGGAGTCTGGAGTTCTTAATGGGGCCCTTAAAGCTCGAGGAAATTCATGGGGCTTGCACATGCCACTTGTTTGTCCAGATGGTGCTGTTGTAGCTTATGCTTGGAAGCGTCAACTGGCAGGTCAGGCAGGTGCATCTGCTGTGGACAGAACTAG GTTAGCTTTAAAGGCCTTCACTGACCAGAAAAGAAGATTCTTTCCTCATCTAGAAGATGAAGTCCTTAGCCATCTCCATGATGGTGAGCCTGGTGTCACCAAAAAACCAAGGTTGTCTGCCAGTAATGGAGAGCTTAAGGAAGAATCTTTATCTGAAATACTGAAAAGTCTGGAAAATGAAGTGCCTAACATGAAAATATTCACATACCGGCATCTGGATTGGTCTAAAAGAGCTTTGTCATTAGCATCTCTGATGGATGATGAGTTTGTGGATCCATCTAAAGAGTTAAACCTGCAAAATATGGGCAAATCGAGATCCACTGCTCTGACAACTTCCATAGACCAGGTTGCAGTGATTGAGTTGCTGGTTCCTTCAATATTTCGGGCTATAGTGTCGTTGCACCCTGCTGGATCTACTGATCCTGATGCAGTGGCTTTCTTCTCTACCACCGAG GGAGGAAGCTACCTTCACGCAAGAGGCACGTCAATGCATCATGTATTTAAGCATGTTAAG GAGCATGCTGACAAGGCATTGCAGTACTTTATCAGTGTGGAGCCCAGTAAAGCACTATCTCTGTTTTTG CGTTGGATTGCCAGCTATCAGACTCTGTTTACAAAGGTTTGCAG CAAATGCAGACGGCTTCTGATGATGGACAAATCCTTGGCTTTGCTTTTGCCACCAGTGCACCGCCCATATCACCAGACTTCAAATGTTGGCCCAGATCTTCAGGAGGCCTATCACATTGGATGTTCTTCCTATGAGGGCTAG
- the LOC112894747 gene encoding uncharacterized protein LOC112894747: MLPAANVTARQRGRRSGGAPRLAAAVLLLELLALCCLARADAAASLAGRAPAAEEKEVASALELQNARAQEVLERGHYTTLSAEAVAGEEDDGQVMPGRVELEVIQDYSTTANPRHNPHP, from the exons ATGCTCCCGGCCGCCAATGTGACGGCGCGGCAGCGCGGGcgccggagcggcggcgcccCCCGCCTCGCCGCGGCGGTGCTCCTCCTGGAGCTGCTCGCGCTCTGCTGCCTCGCTCGCGCCGACGCCGCGGCCTCTCTCG CGGGTCGTGCACctgcggcggaggagaaggaagtggCGAGCGCACTGGAACTGCAGAATGCTAGAGCACAG GAGGTGCTGGAGCGCGGGCACTACACGACCTTGTCGGCTGAGGCGGTGGCAGGGGAGGAAGACGATGGACAAGTGATGCCGGGGAGGGTGGAGCTGGAAGTGATCCAGGACTACAGCACCACAGCCAACCCCAGGCACAACCCACACCCATGA